Proteins from one Bacteroides zhangwenhongii genomic window:
- a CDS encoding response regulator transcription factor produces MNETRILVVDDEEDLCEILKFNLENEGYEVDTANSAEEALKMDICSYQLILLDVMMGEISGFKMANMLKKDKKTAKVPIIFITAKDTENDTVTGFNLGADDYISKPFSLREVIARVKAVLRRTAAAETERVPERLTYQTLVIDITKKKVSIDEEEVPLTKKEFEILLLLVQNKGRVFSREDILARIWSDEVYVLDRTIDVNITRLRKKIGIYGKCIVTRLGYGYCFEA; encoded by the coding sequence ATGAATGAAACCCGTATTCTAGTTGTCGACGATGAAGAAGACCTCTGCGAGATTCTGAAATTCAATCTTGAAAATGAAGGTTACGAGGTGGATACCGCAAACTCCGCCGAAGAGGCTTTGAAGATGGATATTTGTAGTTATCAGCTAATTCTTCTCGATGTGATGATGGGGGAAATCTCCGGATTCAAAATGGCGAACATGCTGAAAAAGGACAAGAAAACGGCAAAAGTGCCTATCATCTTTATCACAGCCAAAGATACCGAGAACGACACCGTGACCGGCTTCAATCTAGGCGCGGATGATTATATCTCGAAGCCATTTTCGCTGCGGGAGGTCATTGCCCGTGTAAAAGCTGTATTGAGACGCACGGCTGCAGCGGAAACAGAAAGAGTTCCCGAACGGCTTACTTACCAGACGCTCGTCATTGATATCACGAAAAAGAAGGTAAGTATCGACGAAGAAGAAGTGCCGTTGACTAAAAAAGAATTTGAAATATTGCTTCTGTTGGTACAGAATAAAGGACGGGTATTTTCACGTGAAGATATTCTGGCACGTATATGGAGCGACGAGGTATATGTACTCGACCGTACTATTGACGTAAATATCACCCGCCTGCGCAAGAAGATAGGAATATACGGCAAGTGCATCGTCACTCGTCTCGGATATGGATACTGTTTTGAAGCGTAA
- a CDS encoding glycoside hydrolase family protein, with product MCTLVSTSIVFAQKIDNLVALKQQSKNELFHKLKKAPHTPAFESEGYWVWGSSVVKGEDGKYHMFVSRFPKSLPFHPGWMVASEIVHAISDTPQGPYRFSDVALPARGAQYWDGRSTHNPRILKYKGKYYLIYMGSTHPFAEPTYAELTLSSPWCTVGRANKRIGLAVSDSPYGPWKRFDEPILKTKPNTFYSFLTSNPSPVLQEDGSVMMIFKGRAYTPNGKHSDMSLGIAYAPSIEGPYTVLNNDQPIFQVDGQGEAEDPFLWKDKRGYHAIFKDHVAKFTGERGGGVMAHSKDGIHWTVDKDPKAYSLTVEWEDGKVEKQGQLERPFLLFDENGKMTHAFFATMDGPGGFENANKSWNMVIPIQ from the coding sequence ATGTGTACCCTTGTTTCCACTAGTATAGTTTTCGCACAGAAAATAGATAATCTGGTAGCACTCAAGCAACAATCGAAAAACGAATTGTTCCACAAATTGAAGAAGGCTCCTCACACACCGGCTTTTGAATCCGAAGGATATTGGGTATGGGGAAGCTCCGTCGTAAAAGGCGAGGATGGAAAATATCATATGTTTGTATCCCGCTTTCCCAAATCCCTGCCCTTTCATCCCGGATGGATGGTAGCTTCGGAAATTGTACATGCAATATCTGATACTCCTCAAGGACCATATAGATTCAGTGATGTGGCATTACCGGCACGCGGTGCACAATATTGGGACGGACGTTCTACGCACAACCCACGCATACTGAAATATAAAGGTAAATATTATCTTATCTATATGGGGTCTACCCATCCTTTCGCCGAACCTACATACGCCGAGTTGACTCTAAGTAGCCCTTGGTGCACCGTAGGACGTGCCAATAAACGAATCGGTCTGGCTGTTTCCGACAGTCCATACGGTCCTTGGAAACGTTTTGATGAACCGATACTGAAAACAAAACCCAATACGTTCTATAGTTTTCTGACTTCCAATCCTTCTCCGGTCCTTCAGGAGGACGGTTCGGTAATGATGATTTTCAAAGGACGTGCCTATACTCCCAACGGTAAACACTCCGATATGTCTTTAGGTATTGCATACGCTCCTTCTATCGAAGGGCCGTATACCGTACTCAACAATGACCAGCCTATTTTCCAGGTAGACGGTCAAGGGGAAGCGGAAGATCCGTTTTTATGGAAAGACAAAAGAGGTTATCATGCCATATTCAAAGACCATGTGGCAAAATTCACCGGAGAAAGAGGTGGCGGAGTGATGGCTCACTCCAAAGACGGCATTCATTGGACAGTCGATAAGGATCCTAAAGCCTATTCTCTCACCGTAGAATGGGAAGATGGGAAAGTGGAAAAGCAGGGGCAATTGGAACGTCCTTTCCTACTATTCGATGAAAACGGAAAAATGACCCATGCTTTTTTTGCAACGATGGATGGTCCCGGTGGATTCGAGAATGCAAATAAATCATGGAATATGGTGATTCCCATCCAATAA
- a CDS encoding ABC-F family ATP-binding cassette domain-containing protein: MTVPYLQIDNLTKSFGDLVLFENISFGIAEGQRVGLIAKNGSGKTTLLNIIAGKEGYDSGSIVFRRDLRVDYLEQDPQYPEELTVLEACFHHGNSTVELIKEYERCMETEGHPGLEDLLVRMDHEKAWEYEQKAKQILSQLKIRNFDQKVKQLSGGQLKRVALANALITEPELLILDEPTNHLDLDMTEWLEDYLRRTNLSLLMVTHDRYFLDRVCSEIIEIDNRQVYQYKGNYSYYLEKRQERMDAKSVEIERANNLYRTELDWMRRMPQARGHKARYREEAFYELEKVAKQRLRNDNVKLEVKASYIGSKIFEADHLFKSFGDLKILDDFSYIFSRYEKMGIVGNNGTGKSTFIKILMGQVQPDSGTVDIGETVRFGYYSQDGLQFDEQMKVIDVIQDIAEVIELGNGKKLTASQFLQHFLFTPETQHSYVYKLSGGERRRLYLCTVLMRNPNFLVLDEPTNDLDIITLNVLEEYLQNFKGCVIVVSHDRYFMDKVVDHLMVFNGQGDIRDFPGNYSDYRDWKEAKAQKEKEAEKPQEEKTARVRLNDKRKMSFKEKREFEQLEKDIAELESEKAQIEELLCSGTLSVDELTEKSKRLPEVNDLIDEKTMRWLELSEIES; the protein is encoded by the coding sequence GTGACAGTACCTTATTTACAGATAGATAACCTGACCAAGTCCTTCGGTGACTTGGTCCTTTTTGAAAATATATCTTTTGGCATTGCTGAGGGGCAGCGTGTCGGATTAATAGCAAAGAACGGCAGCGGAAAGACTACGCTGCTGAATATCATCGCCGGAAAAGAGGGCTATGATAGTGGAAGCATTGTTTTCAGACGCGACCTTCGGGTGGATTATCTGGAGCAGGACCCGCAGTATCCCGAAGAATTAACCGTGCTGGAAGCCTGTTTCCATCATGGCAACAGTACCGTTGAGCTGATAAAAGAATACGAGCGTTGTATGGAAACGGAAGGACATCCGGGACTGGAGGATCTTCTGGTTCGTATGGACCATGAGAAAGCGTGGGAGTATGAGCAGAAAGCGAAGCAAATCCTTTCGCAACTTAAGATTCGTAACTTTGACCAAAAGGTGAAGCAGCTTTCCGGTGGGCAATTGAAGCGTGTAGCTTTGGCAAATGCACTGATTACCGAACCGGAGCTGTTGATTCTTGACGAGCCTACCAACCATTTGGATCTGGATATGACCGAATGGCTCGAAGATTATCTTCGCCGTACCAATCTCAGTCTGCTGATGGTGACTCACGACCGTTATTTCCTCGACCGTGTCTGTTCGGAAATTATCGAAATAGATAATCGGCAAGTGTATCAATATAAAGGAAATTACAGCTATTACCTCGAAAAGCGACAGGAACGGATGGACGCTAAAAGTGTGGAAATAGAACGAGCCAACAACCTTTATCGTACGGAACTCGACTGGATGCGCCGAATGCCGCAAGCGCGCGGACACAAAGCCCGTTACCGTGAGGAGGCTTTCTACGAATTGGAGAAAGTGGCGAAGCAACGGCTCCGCAACGATAACGTAAAGCTGGAAGTGAAAGCGTCGTATATAGGAAGTAAGATATTCGAAGCCGACCATTTGTTCAAGAGTTTCGGGGATTTAAAGATTCTGGATGATTTCTCCTATATCTTTTCCCGTTATGAGAAGATGGGGATTGTGGGAAACAACGGAACCGGCAAATCGACTTTCATCAAAATATTGATGGGACAGGTACAGCCTGATAGCGGTACGGTGGATATTGGTGAAACGGTTCGTTTCGGTTATTACTCGCAGGACGGACTCCAGTTTGACGAGCAAATGAAAGTGATTGACGTGATACAGGATATTGCCGAAGTCATAGAGCTGGGAAATGGGAAAAAACTGACCGCTTCGCAATTTCTGCAACATTTCCTGTTCACTCCCGAGACCCAGCACAGCTATGTCTATAAACTGAGTGGGGGCGAACGCCGCCGCCTGTATTTGTGCACTGTCCTGATGCGCAATCCTAATTTCCTTGTGCTGGATGAACCGACCAACGATCTTGATATTATTACGTTGAATGTGCTCGAAGAGTATCTTCAGAACTTCAAAGGTTGTGTGATTGTGGTTTCCCACGACCGTTATTTTATGGATAAGGTCGTAGACCACTTGATGGTTTTCAACGGACAGGGAGATATTCGCGATTTTCCCGGCAATTATAGTGATTACCGTGATTGGAAAGAAGCGAAAGCGCAAAAGGAGAAAGAAGCCGAAAAGCCGCAAGAGGAAAAGACTGCCCGTGTCCGTCTGAACGACAAGCGTAAGATGAGTTTCAAGGAGAAGCGCGAATTTGAACAATTAGAGAAAGATATAGCCGAACTGGAATCCGAAAAGGCGCAGATTGAGGAGCTTCTTTGTAGTGGTACCCTCTCTGTTGACGAACTGACGGAGAAATCGAAACGTTTGCCCGAAGTGAATGATCTGATCGACGAGAAAACAATGCGTTGGCTGGAACTCAGTGAGATAGAAAGCTAA
- a CDS encoding histidinol-phosphatase, giving the protein MTNLTNYHSHCLYCDGRANMEDFIRFAISEGFSSYGISSHAPLPFSTAWTMEWDRMDDYLSEFSRLKAKYADEIELAVGLEIDYLNEESNPSLSRFQELPLDYRIGSVHMLYSPEGKVVDIDTPADHFRELVDAHFGGDLDFVVRLYYKNLLRMVELGGFDIVGHADKMHYNASCYRPGLLDEAWYDTLVRDYFAAIAERGYIVEINTKSYHELGTFYPNERYFSFLKELGIRVQVNSDAHYPERINNARFEGLSALKKAGFTSVVEWHGGKWEDVLLVLESAKTVIGSHS; this is encoded by the coding sequence ATGACAAACTTGACTAATTATCATAGCCATTGTCTGTATTGCGACGGACGAGCCAATATGGAAGATTTCATTCGTTTTGCCATTAGTGAAGGTTTTTCTTCATACGGCATTTCCTCTCATGCTCCGCTTCCATTCTCTACTGCATGGACGATGGAGTGGGATCGGATGGATGATTATCTTTCCGAATTTTCCCGGCTTAAAGCAAAGTATGCTGATGAGATAGAATTGGCTGTCGGCCTTGAAATAGACTATCTGAATGAGGAAAGTAATCCTTCGTTGTCTCGTTTCCAAGAATTGCCTCTTGACTATCGCATCGGTTCCGTCCACATGCTGTACTCTCCGGAAGGAAAGGTGGTAGATATTGATACTCCGGCAGATCATTTTCGTGAATTGGTTGATGCGCATTTTGGTGGCGATCTTGATTTCGTTGTCCGCCTATATTATAAGAATCTGCTCCGTATGGTGGAGCTGGGTGGTTTCGACATCGTAGGTCATGCCGATAAAATGCACTATAACGCTTCCTGCTATCGTCCGGGTTTGCTTGATGAAGCATGGTATGATACGTTGGTCCGCGATTACTTTGCGGCGATTGCCGAACGCGGTTATATTGTGGAAATCAATACCAAGTCTTATCACGAACTGGGTACGTTCTATCCGAATGAACGTTATTTCTCTTTCCTAAAGGAACTGGGTATTCGGGTGCAGGTAAATAGTGATGCGCACTATCCTGAAAGAATAAATAATGCCCGCTTCGAAGGATTGTCCGCTCTGAAGAAAGCTGGCTTTACTTCTGTGGTGGAGTGGCATGGGGGGAAATGGGAAGATGTGTTATTGGTATTGGAAAGCGCAAAGACGGTTATCGGGAGTCATAGTTAA
- a CDS encoding DUF3805 domain-containing protein, which translates to MQGKKFISPGAWFSMNYPSDWNEFEDGEGSFLFYNPDVWSGNFRISAFKGKAGYGKEAIRQELKENDSASLVKVGALECAYSKEMFQEEGTYYTSHVWITGIDDIAFECSFTVPKGGTVKEAEEVIATLEIRKEGQKYPAELIPVRLSEIYQINEGYEWTVSTVKQELKKDFQGTEDDLEKLQQMIDSGKIGPKKKDEWLAIGITICTILANEVDGMEWKTLIDGNREAPVLQYKNGIIDPMKLTWSRIKAGESCNVIETYKSALTAD; encoded by the coding sequence ATGCAAGGCAAGAAATTTATCTCTCCCGGAGCATGGTTTTCGATGAACTATCCTTCGGACTGGAACGAGTTTGAGGATGGCGAAGGCTCTTTTCTCTTCTATAATCCCGATGTGTGGTCGGGTAATTTTCGTATTTCCGCATTCAAAGGTAAAGCCGGTTATGGCAAAGAAGCCATCCGGCAGGAACTGAAAGAGAACGATTCGGCTTCGTTGGTGAAGGTCGGGGCGTTGGAGTGTGCGTATAGCAAAGAGATGTTCCAGGAAGAAGGAACTTACTATACATCCCATGTATGGATTACAGGCATTGACGATATTGCTTTCGAATGCTCGTTTACCGTACCCAAAGGTGGAACGGTGAAAGAAGCCGAAGAAGTCATTGCCACGTTGGAGATACGTAAGGAAGGACAGAAGTATCCGGCCGAGTTGATCCCCGTTCGCCTTTCCGAAATCTATCAGATTAATGAAGGATATGAATGGACGGTATCTACCGTGAAGCAGGAATTGAAGAAAGATTTTCAAGGAACGGAAGATGACCTCGAAAAACTCCAGCAGATGATTGACAGCGGTAAGATCGGTCCGAAGAAAAAAGACGAGTGGCTGGCTATCGGTATTACGATCTGCACGATCCTTGCCAATGAAGTGGACGGTATGGAATGGAAGACATTGATTGACGGCAACCGGGAAGCGCCGGTTCTTCAATATAAGAACGGCATTATCGACCCGATGAAACTGACATGGAGCAGAATAAAGGCCGGAGAATCTTGCAACGTCATAGAAACTTATAAGTCTGCGCTTACTGCCGACTAA